Part of the Sandaracinaceae bacterium genome is shown below.
ATGCGCAACGGGGACACCCTGGCGGAGCCGCTGCACGCCGACGGCGGGGAGCTGATGCGCTTCGACCGCGTCCTCACGAACCCGCCGTTCAGCCAGAACTACACGAAGGACGCAATCCCGTTCCCGGAGCGATTCCGGTTCGGCTTCTGCCCCGAGGGCGGGAAGAAAGCCGACCTGATGTTCGTGCAGCACATGGTGTCGGTCCTGCGGCCCGGCGGGATGTGCCTGACCGTCATGCCCCACGGCGTGCTCTTCCGCGGCGGCGCCGAGAGAGACATCCGTACCGGCCTCCTCGACGAGGACCTCCTCGACGCAGTCATCGGGCTCGGCGCGAACCTCTTCTACGGCACCGGCATCCCCGCGTGCCTTCTCGTCCTCCGCGCGCCGGGCGCCAAGCCCAAGGAGCGAAAGGGCAAGGTGCTCTTCATCAACGCGGACCGCGAGTACTACGAGGGCCGGGCGCAGAACTACCTCTACCCCGAGCACATCGAGAAGATCGTCAGCGCATGGCGCGCGTTTGACGACATCGACGGGTTTGCCCGCGTCGTCACGCGCGAAGAGCTGCGCGACAACGACGACAATCTGAACATCCGTCGGTACGCCGACAACGCGCCGCCGCCCGAGCCGCACGACGTGCGAGCCCACCTCTTCGGAGGCATCCCCAAGGCCGAGGTCGAGGAACGGCGCCGTCTCTTCCATGCGCACGGCCTCGATCCGCGGCGCCTGCTTACCGAGAAGGACGAGCGCTGCCTCGACTTCGTCGACGGCCTCGACGACAAGGCAGACCTCAAGAAGCGCATCGAGGCCGACGAGGGCGTGACGGCGAAGGAGCAGGCACTTACCCACGCCGTGGAGGCGTGGTGGACGGCGAACCGCGACGGCATCGCCGCGCTGCCAAACAGCAACCAGTTGATGACGCTCCGCGAGCAGCTCCTCTCGAGCTTCGAGGAGTCACTGCGGCCCGTGGGTCTGCTCAACCGCTTCCAGGTCTCTGGAGTAATCGCGACCTGGTGGGGCGACGTGCAGAACGACCTCAAGACCATCGCGGCCCGCGGCTTCCTCGGCCTCATCGAGGCGTGGGAGGTCAGCATCCTCACCGCGATGGAGGACAAGAAGAGCAAAGAGAACGCCTTCGACCATCGCCTCGTGCGGCTTCTGCTTCCCGAGTACCTCGCCGACATCTCCGAGCTGGAGGCGAAGAAGGCCGAGCTGGACGCGGCCATCAAGGACGCGAAGGCGTCCGAGGATGACGAAGACGCCGAGGTCGAGGAGCAGCTCTCCGAGGCCGGGGTGAAGGCGCTCAAGATGGAGCTGAGCGCGGTGAAGAAGAAGCTCAAGACTAAGGAGGGCACCTTCACCAAGCGGCTCGAGGAGGCCCGTGTGGCGCTCGGCGAGGACGCGGCGACGGATCTCACCCTCGACGTCCTCCGAGCTGACCTGGACGCCATCCTCGGGCGCTACGTCGCC
Proteins encoded:
- a CDS encoding class I SAM-dependent DNA methyltransferase, encoding MTSVGMVSIEAGGDTEKRANNPSYYSDAGAFFVPPEARWPHLRDEVHHNVGDGMNKALAALEETNTSLEGVLAHIDFNRKVGQSKIPDKRLRDLIKHFSEHRLRNEDFEYPDLLGAAYEYLIRDFADSAGKKGGEFYTPRSVVRMMVRIAEPKEGMKIYDPCSGSGGMLVLSKEYLDEHRLNSRNLGLYGQESNGSVWSISKMNMLLHGIPDADMRNGDTLAEPLHADGGELMRFDRVLTNPPFSQNYTKDAIPFPERFRFGFCPEGGKKADLMFVQHMVSVLRPGGMCLTVMPHGVLFRGGAERDIRTGLLDEDLLDAVIGLGANLFYGTGIPACLLVLRAPGAKPKERKGKVLFINADREYYEGRAQNYLYPEHIEKIVSAWRAFDDIDGFARVVTREELRDNDDNLNIRRYADNAPPPEPHDVRAHLFGGIPKAEVEERRRLFHAHGLDPRRLLTEKDERCLDFVDGLDDKADLKKRIEADEGVTAKEQALTHAVEAWWTANRDGIAALPNSNQLMTLREQLLSSFEESLRPVGLLNRFQVSGVIATWWGDVQNDLKTIAARGFLGLIEAWEVSILTAMEDKKSKENAFDHRLVRLLLPEYLADISELEAKKAELDAAIKDAKASEDDEDAEVEEQLSEAGVKALKMELSAVKKKLKTKEGTFTKRLEEARVALGEDAATDLTLDVLRADLDAILGRYVADHRQQLVAAFEGWWDKYRVTLTSIEGERDAAAGKLRGFLGSLGYA